In one window of Henckelia pumila isolate YLH828 chromosome 1, ASM3356847v2, whole genome shotgun sequence DNA:
- the LOC140875922 gene encoding uncharacterized protein isoform X2, translating into MLDSSSIVGIEGPNMLKEMGNQNTSGIVVDAKATESDSSDVEVKKTLPMENVSHYEKEAIDGCKSEDSETKTNGLPNSTSESEEVIEDQNQSSAVQDRVLRVDSSIDDRVVANREDGSAETETPSVEGESIEMSAHQGNCDPSCNMENTENCIRNEKGVEDHPKVGMGSSLNAPPDLRPVSKDTSALECEINDEYLSLGETLTGNKSSSGTNTFHVDQTRVGEEVQGTNDVDEMVKEIGLVEAKDSVRRDGKREEEKSTVEEIGTKSSALCEDGEDETSTEECSSEVGSPLEIKKVNKPELGHLFPCDILTEQLLNKGQVLQTNGVESSQEKFSAKSESSLEIEKLNQLEPELELVFLEQYTNDETSRLLVSEPNGGEITVKSESSLEIKKVDKPEPEPEPGYAFPKQYSVDKTLSIQVLEPNPGENVVERCKLTSESSSEIKKVSEPELEPEPEIEPRHVFSEQHPGVEKSTLQLVGPNGAARILEKSKSLSESSFQIKKLNESEFASKSECKPKAEPDSKQMLAEQYSNKETSTPQTIEKLSTESNPNHPINQLELRKSPSFDFGLPFDSRSEESDQTPLLYQDRTAPRRFSSYITPLHHEAVEVEEKTIRMERSTSDVSRSPFLNLSKEEKPENFAVDKDEDNGLKSSLSTEECDGISTQRNGKRKPRSSLFTTCICCTSPSAFS; encoded by the exons ATGCTTGATTCTTCTTCTATTGTAGGAATTGAAGGACCTAACATGCTAAAAGAGATGGGGAATCAAAATACATCAGGGATAGTAG TTGATGCAAAGGCTACAGAATCAGATTCTAGTGATGTTGAAGTTAAAAAAACCCTTCCCATGGAAAATGTGTCTCACTATGAAAAAG AAGCAATAGATGGCTGCAAAAGTGAGGATAGTGAAACTAAGACAAATGGTTTACCAAATTCCACTAGTGAAAGTGAGGAAGTCATTGAAGACCAAAATCAATCATCAGCAG TGCAAGATCGTGTCTTAAGAGTCGATTCTAGCATCGATGATCGTGTTGTTGCGAACAGAGAAGATGGCTCGGCCGAGACCGAAACGCCCTCGGTTGAAGGGGAGTCAATAGAGATGAGTGCTCATCAAGGAAATTGTGATCCATCATGTAATATGGAGAACACTGAAAATTGCATCAGAAATGAAAAGGGAGTGGAGGATCATCCTAAAGTTGGGATGGGCAGTTCCCTTAATGCTCCGCCTGATCTTCGACCAGTTTCAAAAGATACATCGGCGTTGGAATGCGAAATAAATGATGAGTATTTGTCTCTTGGGGAGACGCTAACAGGGAACAAATCGAGTAGTGGGACGAACACATTCCATGTCGATCAAACTCGGGTTGGGGAAGAAGTACAAGGTACTAATGACGTTGATGAGATGGTGAAGGAAATTGGATTGGTTGAAGCGAAAGATTCGGTTAGGCGGGACGGGAAGCGAGAGGAGGAGAAGTCGACGGTAGAAGAAATCGGTACCAAGTCATCTGCTTTATGTGAGGATGGTGAAGATGAAACTAGTACAGAAGAATGTAGCTCAGAAGTTGGATCTCCATTGGAAATCAAGAAAGTGAACAAGCCCGAGCTCGGACATCTGTTCCCATGCGACATTCTAACGGAACAACTACTCAACAAGGGTCAAGTCCTTCAAACGAATGGAGTTGAAAGTTCTCAAGAGAAATTTAGTGCAAAATCTGAATCTTCATTGgaaattgagaaattgaatCAGCTTGAGCCTGAGTTAGAACTCGTGTTTCTGGAGCAATATACCAACGACGAAACGTCTAGACTACTAGTTTCTGAACCAAATGGGGGAGAAATTACTGTGAAATCTGAATCTTCATTGGAGATCAAGAAAGTGGATAAGCCTGAGCCTGAGCCTGAACCTGGCTATGCGTTTCCCAAGCAATATTCTGTCGACAAAACGTTGTCTATACAAGTTCTAGAGCCGAATCCAGGAGAAAATGTTGTGGAAAGATGTAAATTAACATCCGAGTCTTCTTCAGAAATCAAGAAAGTAAGTGAGCCTGAGCTTGAGCCTGAGCCCGAGATTGAACCTAGACATGTGTTCTCCGAGCAGCATCCTGGCGTCGAAAAGTCGACACTGCAACTGGTTGGACCGAATGGGGCAGCTAGGATATTGGAAAAAAGTAAATCACTATCTGAATCTTCATTTCAGATAAAAAAGCTGAACGAATCCGAGTTCGCGTCCAAGTCCGAATGTAAGCCTAAAGCAGAGCCTGATTCTAAACAAATGCTTGCCGAGCAGTATTCTAACAAGGAAACATCTACGCCACAAACCATAGAAAAATTGAGCACAGAATCAAATCCAAACCATCCCATCAATCAACTTGAGCTAAGAAAGTCGCCAAGCTTTGATTTCGGGCTTCCATTCGATTCCAGGTCCGAGGAATCAGACCAAACTCCACTCCTATATCAAGATAGGACGGCACCTAGGCGTTTTTCGAGCTACATAACTCCTTTGCATCACGAAGCAGTGGAAGTGGAAGAAAAGACTATAAGAATGGAAAGAAGCACCTCTGATGTCTCAAGGTCTCCATTTCTCAACTTATCAAAGGAAGAAAAACCAGAAAATTTTGCTGTTGATAAAGATGAAGATAATGGCTTAAAGAGTTCACTGTCAACAGAGGAATGTGATGGGATATCGACGCAACGGAACGGTAAACGGAAACCGAGATCTTCCCTCTTCACAACCTGCATTTGTTGCACTAGTCCATCAGCATTTAGCTGA
- the LOC140875922 gene encoding uncharacterized protein isoform X1, whose amino-acid sequence MLDSSSIVGIEGPNMLKEMGNQNTSGIVVDAKATESDSSDVEVKKTLPMENVSHYEKDSEAIDGCKSEDSETKTNGLPNSTSESEEVIEDQNQSSAVQDRVLRVDSSIDDRVVANREDGSAETETPSVEGESIEMSAHQGNCDPSCNMENTENCIRNEKGVEDHPKVGMGSSLNAPPDLRPVSKDTSALECEINDEYLSLGETLTGNKSSSGTNTFHVDQTRVGEEVQGTNDVDEMVKEIGLVEAKDSVRRDGKREEEKSTVEEIGTKSSALCEDGEDETSTEECSSEVGSPLEIKKVNKPELGHLFPCDILTEQLLNKGQVLQTNGVESSQEKFSAKSESSLEIEKLNQLEPELELVFLEQYTNDETSRLLVSEPNGGEITVKSESSLEIKKVDKPEPEPEPGYAFPKQYSVDKTLSIQVLEPNPGENVVERCKLTSESSSEIKKVSEPELEPEPEIEPRHVFSEQHPGVEKSTLQLVGPNGAARILEKSKSLSESSFQIKKLNESEFASKSECKPKAEPDSKQMLAEQYSNKETSTPQTIEKLSTESNPNHPINQLELRKSPSFDFGLPFDSRSEESDQTPLLYQDRTAPRRFSSYITPLHHEAVEVEEKTIRMERSTSDVSRSPFLNLSKEEKPENFAVDKDEDNGLKSSLSTEECDGISTQRNGKRKPRSSLFTTCICCTSPSAFS is encoded by the exons ATGCTTGATTCTTCTTCTATTGTAGGAATTGAAGGACCTAACATGCTAAAAGAGATGGGGAATCAAAATACATCAGGGATAGTAG TTGATGCAAAGGCTACAGAATCAGATTCTAGTGATGTTGAAGTTAAAAAAACCCTTCCCATGGAAAATGTGTCTCACTATGAAAAAG ATTCAGAAGCAATAGATGGCTGCAAAAGTGAGGATAGTGAAACTAAGACAAATGGTTTACCAAATTCCACTAGTGAAAGTGAGGAAGTCATTGAAGACCAAAATCAATCATCAGCAG TGCAAGATCGTGTCTTAAGAGTCGATTCTAGCATCGATGATCGTGTTGTTGCGAACAGAGAAGATGGCTCGGCCGAGACCGAAACGCCCTCGGTTGAAGGGGAGTCAATAGAGATGAGTGCTCATCAAGGAAATTGTGATCCATCATGTAATATGGAGAACACTGAAAATTGCATCAGAAATGAAAAGGGAGTGGAGGATCATCCTAAAGTTGGGATGGGCAGTTCCCTTAATGCTCCGCCTGATCTTCGACCAGTTTCAAAAGATACATCGGCGTTGGAATGCGAAATAAATGATGAGTATTTGTCTCTTGGGGAGACGCTAACAGGGAACAAATCGAGTAGTGGGACGAACACATTCCATGTCGATCAAACTCGGGTTGGGGAAGAAGTACAAGGTACTAATGACGTTGATGAGATGGTGAAGGAAATTGGATTGGTTGAAGCGAAAGATTCGGTTAGGCGGGACGGGAAGCGAGAGGAGGAGAAGTCGACGGTAGAAGAAATCGGTACCAAGTCATCTGCTTTATGTGAGGATGGTGAAGATGAAACTAGTACAGAAGAATGTAGCTCAGAAGTTGGATCTCCATTGGAAATCAAGAAAGTGAACAAGCCCGAGCTCGGACATCTGTTCCCATGCGACATTCTAACGGAACAACTACTCAACAAGGGTCAAGTCCTTCAAACGAATGGAGTTGAAAGTTCTCAAGAGAAATTTAGTGCAAAATCTGAATCTTCATTGgaaattgagaaattgaatCAGCTTGAGCCTGAGTTAGAACTCGTGTTTCTGGAGCAATATACCAACGACGAAACGTCTAGACTACTAGTTTCTGAACCAAATGGGGGAGAAATTACTGTGAAATCTGAATCTTCATTGGAGATCAAGAAAGTGGATAAGCCTGAGCCTGAGCCTGAACCTGGCTATGCGTTTCCCAAGCAATATTCTGTCGACAAAACGTTGTCTATACAAGTTCTAGAGCCGAATCCAGGAGAAAATGTTGTGGAAAGATGTAAATTAACATCCGAGTCTTCTTCAGAAATCAAGAAAGTAAGTGAGCCTGAGCTTGAGCCTGAGCCCGAGATTGAACCTAGACATGTGTTCTCCGAGCAGCATCCTGGCGTCGAAAAGTCGACACTGCAACTGGTTGGACCGAATGGGGCAGCTAGGATATTGGAAAAAAGTAAATCACTATCTGAATCTTCATTTCAGATAAAAAAGCTGAACGAATCCGAGTTCGCGTCCAAGTCCGAATGTAAGCCTAAAGCAGAGCCTGATTCTAAACAAATGCTTGCCGAGCAGTATTCTAACAAGGAAACATCTACGCCACAAACCATAGAAAAATTGAGCACAGAATCAAATCCAAACCATCCCATCAATCAACTTGAGCTAAGAAAGTCGCCAAGCTTTGATTTCGGGCTTCCATTCGATTCCAGGTCCGAGGAATCAGACCAAACTCCACTCCTATATCAAGATAGGACGGCACCTAGGCGTTTTTCGAGCTACATAACTCCTTTGCATCACGAAGCAGTGGAAGTGGAAGAAAAGACTATAAGAATGGAAAGAAGCACCTCTGATGTCTCAAGGTCTCCATTTCTCAACTTATCAAAGGAAGAAAAACCAGAAAATTTTGCTGTTGATAAAGATGAAGATAATGGCTTAAAGAGTTCACTGTCAACAGAGGAATGTGATGGGATATCGACGCAACGGAACGGTAAACGGAAACCGAGATCTTCCCTCTTCACAACCTGCATTTGTTGCACTAGTCCATCAGCATTTAGCTGA